The genomic stretch CCCTCTCGTCGGCGTCGGCTGCGCTTCCACCGGAGACACCTCCGCCGCCCTCTCCGCCTACTGCGCCTCCGCCGGAATTCCATCAATTGTGTTTCTCCCGGCAAATCGGATATCTCTGGCTCAATTAGTCCAGCCGATTGCGAATGGGGCTTTTGTTCTCAGCATTGACACCGATTTCGATGGATGTATGCAGCTAATTCGCGAAGTCACATCTGAATTGCCGATATACCTTGCTAATTCCTTGAATAGCTTGAGATTAGAGGGGCAGAAAACTGCTGCGATTGAGATATTGCAGCAATTTGATTGGCAGGTTCCCGATTGGGTGATTGTTCCCGGTGGAAATCTCGGCAACATTTACGCATTCTACAAGGGTTTCCACATGTGCAAGGAATTAGGGCTCGTTGATAAAATCCCTCGCCTCGTTTGTGCACAGGCTGCTAATGCTAATCCCCTTTACCTGCATTACAAATCAGGGTGGAAGGATTTCAAGGCGGTGAAGGCGGGGACGACCTTCGCCTCCGCTATTCAGATTGGGGATCCCGTCTCCATCGACAGGGCGGTGTATGCGTTGCAGAAATGCAACGGCATTGTGGAGGAGGCGACCGAGGAGGAGTTGATGGACGCCATGGCGCAGGCGGATTCGACCGGGATGTTCATCTGCCCCCACACCGGTGTGGCGCTGACCGCTCTGTTCAAGCTGAGGAACAGTGGGATCATTGGGCCGAACGACAGGACGGTGGTGGTGAGCACTGCTCACGGGTTGAAGTTCACGCAGTCGAAGGTGGATTATCACTCCAAGGAGATAAAGGACATGGCTTGCCGCTTTGCTAACCCTCCTACGCAGGTGAAGGCGGATTTTGGCTCGGTGATGGATGTGTTGAAGAAGTATCTGCTGAGCAAGGATTCGAAGTTGCATTGAGAGGAGGTGATTGAGTTTTTTTGCTCTCTCTAAAACAAGGCAAGTTAGCTGTTTGAGTTTCtctgttatttatttatttattttcaacaGTTCTTGATTATGTATGATTAGGATGTTAACGTTGAGTTTTGCTGGATTTTCGCTTTATGGAGGTGTAGCATCGCATGGGTATCGATGAAATTTGAATGTGTATCTAAATAAACTACATCTTGGAATCCATCAGTTGGTTTAAGGCATGGTAGTTGTGAATGCTTTGTTTTTTTGCTCCTGCTTTTATGTCTCACTCAAAAACTATGCAGGTTAGCTTGTGGGGGTTGTTGTTGCTGTTTGAGTTCCTCTGTTATTGCTCTGTTTTTCGGGAGTTCTTGATTATGTACGATTAGAAAGTTATGCTGAGTTTTGCTGGATTTTGTGAAGGTGCTAGTTGTATCCATAGATGTATTTTTGTTGTATGGAGGTGTATCATCGTATGAGTTTCGATGAAATTTGTTTGTGTGTCTAAATAAACCTCATTTTGGAACCCATCTGTTGGTTTAAGGTATGGTAGTAGTAGGGAATGCTAgaatatttgttttatttggtTTATTTTCTATTGTTAATTTCTTGAAGATTTCTCAAATTAGGGTTCATTAATCACAAATAAGGATTAATCACCAATCCTGCATTTTCTTTATGTGTTTGTATTGAACTGTATCTCTTTTGCTTAATCTGTTGCTTCGTCTCACTGCATAATCACGCGATTGTGTTAAATTGCAGCTGATTTATAGTGAATGCTTTGCTGTGTTTATATTGAAGGATCTGTACTACAACCAGTGAGATGAATCCACGACTCTAATTCGTGGTTTCGTCTCACTGCACTGTATGTTAAGTTGCAGCTGATGTTAGTTAGGTTTCTATGTCTGGTTTGTAGTCTTCATATAGAAGACCAACTCTGTTTCATGAGCTTAGTGTCTTCCCATATATAATATGTGCTCTGTTTCATGTGCACTAATTCGACAGCAGAAAACTCTGCCGGCTCGTTAAGTGTCTTGGCGATTCCGATTCTTGCTCAAAATTGGCAGTTTCTCCCAGTTTTTTCCTAGATTTGGAAATGGAACGGACAGCCTAGTTCGCAATTCCGTTCGGGTTAGGCCCGGAACCATGGTCCACAGTCCGTTTCAATTTACGCGTTTCAGTTTACGCAAACCATTTGCTTGGACGTTGCTTGGACAAGCAAAACTAGTAGTAATCGTTGAATAAGCACCTCAAACCTGAGTAATGTTTATAAACTCGAGGTTTAATTGCTGCAAATACACACATTCTGGATGCATTCTGACCAAAGGAAAGTGATTTTAAGTGAAATGGAACGTCGCCGTTTCGTTTAATAAACAATACAATAATCGAATCAAAGTTTTGTATTCAACGCTTCCCATCCATTGAGGTGCCTACAAATCAGTGTGGCCGCTCGTTGGATACCCTTGATAATTACGGAAAAAAAACCCGAATGTCCTTTATTTCGACTCGTGAATAAATCTCAATCATCAAAAGACCACTTTCACAACCTAAAAAAGCACTCCCAAAACTCACGAGCACAACAATCCGTGACACAACAGTTCCCACATTgtgtctatatatatacatatccaCTGTCCACACCATACATTCCAACGCAAGAAGAGAAAACATGGAGTCATCATACAAAAAGATAGCAATAGTGAGTGTGGTTCTAGTGATTCTTTGGGGGGCCAATGCCCAGACCATATGCAACATGACCATGGCGGGGCTCACGGCCTGCAAGCCCTCGGCCACGGCTCCTAATCCTCCCCCGCCCTCGGCCGCCTGCTGCTCCGCCCTCTTGCACGCGGACATGAAGTGCCTATGCTCCTACAAGAACTCCAAGGTGCTGCCTTCTCTTGGGATCGACCCGAACCTCGCCATGACACTCCCTCAAAAGTGCAATATCCCACATCCACCAAAATGCTAGAAATGTTATTTAAGGGTTCAATTTCAAATTCTTGGCAATTTGGAACCAACACtttgtgcgtgtgtgtgtaatgtgtttTCACTTGTGTTTGATCataaaatgtgtgtgtgtgtgtgtgtgtttggttTGATCataaaatgtgtgtgtgtgtttgatgCAAGTGgtaaaatttgttttttatgttCCAACGTAAGATGGTATAAAAGTGGTAAAACCTTGTGTTATATGCTCCAATAGAATGTTTATTGGGATTTCAAGGAAATGAGGTATCAATCTCTAATCCAAATAAGGAAAAGCCTACTAATATCAAATTGAATTTGGCAAAATTTACTTCATATAATTTGAAGTCGCacaatactcccttcgtcccattgAAACCAACTTGTTTCTCGCAACGTCCCACACAAAATGACacgtttcctaaaataaaaacatcaatctctatattttattatatctaTTATCTACTTAATGATAAAACATCACTACATAATCATCTATTAAAACTGGTAGATCCAAACAATCTTCCAAGGTAGTACTATCTTTTTTGATTCCAATGATATCCTTGATCGTGAAATATCGATTAATTGTTGAACCCTCAAATCCGTGGGCCAAAAGAGTTCTAAAAACCATACTTGGTGGGAAGAAATGTGAATTAAACACCTCACTGAAAATGAACACCACAAGCACCAAACTTACTATTGAACAATACAAGAATTTGAATAGTACATTAAAGATCATAGGCTTTTTTAACTTACAAATTTAGCAGCAATGCTAATTAAGATCATATGCCTCTCATTAATTTTCCCACTAaatataatatacaaacctCACAAACTTAGCAATATTTATTGCACATAAACAAGCCATGTTTAGTAAGCCATATTCAAACCTCTGGAGCCAGGGACATTGATCCACTGCAGCTGAATCTCCACTTCGCCGCACTCGACGTTTCTCAGCCGGAGGCACAGATCCTGCACCACCTTCCCGTCTTTCCACACCACGGAGCTCTCCTCCGACAGGCAGTTTGTCCTCGAGGCAGGCACCTTTGTGATGATGGTGCCGTCTGGGAGCCCCTCGAGTCTCGTTTTCACGGCTTCTATGAAGGGTTTTATGTCAAACTCCGCGTCCCCCATCCTGTCGTCAAGGCTGAATGTGTCGTGGTCGTACACAGTCTGGCGAATACCACAGAGGAAATAGTCGAATAGTGAATACATTAATTTATCAAGAAGGCTAAGAAGAAAAGGATCATATATAAACACAACAATAAAAGAGGGCTAATCAAAGTGAACTCACCAAATGGATTGGAAGATTATAATCCGCAATGGAAAGTGTCAAATCCTCATTCCATTCCGGGTTGACATCCTTTTTCACGACACGAGTCTTCAACTTCTGCAGCAAACCATCTATCAGATCAAGACTCGACACCATAGCTAGAGCCGAAAGCAACAACAATCTATACAAGCAATACTTGAATGCACGCATATATTCATACATATCCTTATCGCTACGAAGTTACATCTCGTGTTCCACTAATACACACACATCGATACGAGCATTGGCGAAGGGAAACACGGGAGAGATATGCATACAAACTCTGCAAGCCTTCAAATGAGTATTGGCTACTGATCACATAAGCTGTTCAAATATTCTTCACAAACAATAGCCTTCAACCAGTTGAAATCAACAATCAAAACTTA from Salvia splendens isolate huo1 chromosome 15, SspV2, whole genome shotgun sequence encodes the following:
- the LOC121766412 gene encoding threonine synthase, chloroplastic yields the protein MAAPPIFRSSFLSSPPLSHTPSSTHRPTSYAPLSIRATATSPDPPAPSKPRRPCDENIRDEARRHTSSHNFSAKYVPFNADPSSTESYSLDEIVYRSRSGGLLDVQHDLDALKKFDGDYWRSLFDSRVGKTTWPYGSGVWSKKEWVLPEIDGDDIVSAFEGNSNLFWAERFGKQFLGMKDLWVKHCGISHTGSFKDLGMTVLVSQVNRLRKMNRPLVGVGCASTGDTSAALSAYCASAGIPSIVFLPANRISLAQLVQPIANGAFVLSIDTDFDGCMQLIREVTSELPIYLANSLNSLRLEGQKTAAIEILQQFDWQVPDWVIVPGGNLGNIYAFYKGFHMCKELGLVDKIPRLVCAQAANANPLYLHYKSGWKDFKAVKAGTTFASAIQIGDPVSIDRAVYALQKCNGIVEEATEEELMDAMAQADSTGMFICPHTGVALTALFKLRNSGIIGPNDRTVVVSTAHGLKFTQSKVDYHSKEIKDMACRFANPPTQVKADFGSVMDVLKKYLLSKDSKLH
- the LOC121767316 gene encoding protein C2-DOMAIN ABA-RELATED 4-like, coding for MDNLMGLLRIKVKRGINLAIRDVCSSDPYVVVKMAKQKLKTRVVKKDVNPEWNEDLTLSIADYNLPIHLTVYDHDTFSLDDRMGDAEFDIKPFIEAVKTRLEGLPDGTIITKVPASRTNCLSEESSVVWKDGKVVQDLCLRLRNVECGEVEIQLQWINVPGSRGLNMAY